The following are encoded together in the Acidovorax sp. KKS102 genome:
- a CDS encoding ABC transporter permease: MLLNTLLLALRSIRRNLMRSFLTILGIVIGVSAVITMVTLGNGATLAIQNQISGLGTNLLQVRPGQRMGPGGGTGAPAFKDTDADMIAQQIGGILAVAPEARAAATAVVGGRNWTTSVIGSTNAWLETGNWTVRTGRVFTDAELRAGAAVCLIGETVRRELFGTADAVGGQLRVKAFSCEVVGVLASKGQGAFGNDQDDTVLVPLRTLQRRVTGNTRVNTLLVSMKDGSDPERVKASLTQLLRELRKLSDSDEDNFNVLDTKQLADTLSGTTKVLTTLLGAVAAVSLLVGGIGIMNIMLVSVTERTREIGLRLAIGALEREVLLQFLIEAVVLAALGGLIGIVLATGASLALSGLMGVPYLFNPGVNLLSFLFSAGIGVVFGYFPARRAARMDPIDALRHE, from the coding sequence ATGTTGCTCAACACCCTGCTGCTGGCGCTGCGCTCCATCCGGCGCAATCTCATGCGCTCGTTCCTCACCATCCTGGGCATCGTGATCGGCGTGAGCGCCGTGATCACCATGGTCACGCTGGGCAACGGCGCCACGCTGGCCATCCAGAACCAGATCTCGGGTCTTGGCACCAACCTGCTGCAGGTGCGCCCCGGCCAGCGCATGGGGCCGGGCGGCGGCACCGGTGCACCGGCCTTCAAGGACACCGATGCCGACATGATCGCGCAGCAGATCGGCGGCATCCTGGCCGTGGCGCCCGAGGCGCGCGCCGCCGCCACCGCCGTGGTGGGCGGGCGCAACTGGACGACGAGCGTGATCGGCAGCACCAACGCCTGGCTGGAGACCGGTAACTGGACGGTGCGCACGGGCCGCGTGTTTACCGACGCCGAATTGCGCGCCGGTGCCGCCGTGTGCCTGATCGGCGAAACCGTGCGGCGCGAGCTGTTTGGCACGGCCGATGCCGTGGGCGGCCAGCTGCGCGTGAAGGCGTTTTCGTGCGAGGTGGTGGGCGTGCTGGCGTCCAAAGGACAGGGTGCGTTTGGCAACGACCAGGACGACACCGTGCTGGTGCCGCTGCGCACGCTGCAGCGCCGCGTCACCGGCAACACGCGGGTGAACACGCTGCTGGTGTCGATGAAAGACGGCAGCGACCCCGAGCGGGTGAAGGCCAGCCTCACGCAATTGCTGCGCGAACTGCGCAAGCTGTCGGACTCGGACGAAGACAACTTTAACGTGCTGGACACCAAGCAGCTGGCCGACACGCTCTCGGGCACCACCAAGGTGCTGACCACGCTGCTGGGCGCGGTGGCCGCCGTGAGCCTGCTGGTGGGCGGCATCGGCATCATGAACATCATGCTGGTCAGCGTGACCGAGCGCACGCGCGAGATTGGCCTGCGCCTGGCCATTGGCGCGCTGGAGCGCGAGGTCCTGCTGCAGTTCCTGATCGAAGCGGTGGTGCTGGCAGCTTTGGGCGGGCTCATCGGCATCGTGCTGGCCACAGGCGCGTCGCTCGCGCTGTCGGGACTGATGGGCGTGCCCTACCTGTTCAACCCCGGCGTGAACCTGCTGTCGTTTTTGTTCTCGGCCGGCATTGGTGTGGTGTTTGGCTACTTCCCGGCGCGGCGTGCGGCGCGCATGGACCCCATCGATGCGCTGCGGCATGAGTGA
- the mltB gene encoding lytic murein transglycosylase B yields the protein MKKTAPWTAAAIFLIAAWALPASAKPENQPKSAAQKAHAKAGQAHQGRASAKATVLYASRPEAMEFADDLATRRDLDREWVRQAIGQAHFLPQVPKLMLPPAKGTAKNWRVYRSRFIDPIRIRAGVRFWQENQATLERAEREFGVPAEIIVGIIGVETIYGQQMGTFRVMDALATLAFDFPSAHPRAKERTEFFRRELEQFLSLTNRSNTDPFEPRGSYAGAMGLGQFMPSSWVRYAVDFDGDGRVDLFKSPADAIGSVANYFRGHGWTPGMPTHFGVQFDNARLQLDDLLAPDILPTFSAAGMLAKGAVLDAQGAQHTGPLALVELQNGNDAPSYVAGTENFYAITRYNWSSYYAMAVIELGREVAAAR from the coding sequence ATGAAGAAGACAGCACCATGGACCGCAGCAGCTATTTTTTTGATAGCTGCCTGGGCATTACCCGCTAGCGCAAAGCCCGAAAATCAACCCAAATCAGCAGCCCAGAAGGCGCATGCCAAAGCCGGCCAGGCCCACCAGGGGCGGGCCAGTGCCAAGGCCACGGTGCTCTATGCATCGCGCCCTGAGGCCATGGAGTTTGCCGACGACCTGGCCACGCGCCGCGACCTGGACCGTGAATGGGTGCGCCAGGCCATTGGGCAGGCGCATTTCCTGCCCCAGGTGCCCAAGCTCATGCTGCCGCCCGCCAAGGGCACGGCCAAGAACTGGCGCGTGTACCGCAGCCGTTTCATCGACCCCATACGCATCCGTGCAGGCGTGCGCTTCTGGCAGGAGAACCAGGCCACGCTGGAGCGTGCCGAGCGCGAGTTTGGCGTGCCGGCCGAGATCATCGTGGGCATCATCGGGGTGGAGACGATCTACGGCCAGCAGATGGGCACCTTCCGCGTGATGGACGCACTGGCCACGCTGGCGTTCGACTTCCCCTCGGCCCACCCGCGCGCCAAGGAGCGCACCGAGTTCTTCCGCCGCGAGCTGGAGCAGTTCCTGAGCCTCACCAACCGCAGCAACACCGACCCCTTCGAGCCGCGCGGCAGCTACGCGGGCGCCATGGGTCTGGGCCAGTTCATGCCCTCCAGCTGGGTGCGCTACGCGGTGGACTTTGATGGCGACGGCCGCGTAGACCTGTTCAAGAGCCCGGCCGATGCCATCGGCTCGGTGGCCAACTACTTCCGCGGCCACGGCTGGACGCCCGGCATGCCCACGCACTTTGGGGTGCAGTTCGACAACGCGCGCCTGCAGCTGGACGACCTGCTCGCCCCCGACATCCTGCCCACCTTCAGTGCCGCCGGCATGTTGGCCAAGGGCGCCGTACTCGATGCCCAGGGTGCGCAGCACACGGGCCCGCTCGCTCTGGTGGAACTGCAAAACGGCAACGATGCACCCAGCTACGTGGCGGGCACCGAGAACTTCTACGCCATCACGCGCTACAACTGGTCCAGCTACTACGCCATGGCGGTGATCGAGCTGGGCCGCGAGGTGGCGGCAGCGCGCTGA
- a CDS encoding DUF3488 and transglutaminase-like domain-containing protein — MSLRQTLHALPRDARDTLFLLVVIAWVIAPQVNVLPAWASLLAAGLMLWRGWLAFKGRPLPTRWVLAVPLVIAVAGTLYTHRTILGRDAGVTLIVMLLALKMLELRARRDALVVFFLGFFTMLSNFFFSQSLFTAAAMLVALLGLLTALVNAHMPVGRPPLSQALRTAGTMALLGAPIMAALFMLFPRMAPLWGMPSDTMSGRSGLSGVMKVGNIAELALDDTVAMRVRFDTPDGAAPPQSDLYFRGPVFGTFDGVEWHPVSPRPGDYSQARANTVANLRVQGQPVRYEVTLEPHQRPWLLMLDAAVDKPAVAGIDTFMTQDLQWLTTRAVTDVVRYKAESYTQFAHGPSTPNAALRTYTELPTGFNPRTLALAQQMRNDPALNPNPAQDNTEALVNAALTRLRTGGYVYTLEPGVYGQHTADEFWFDRKRGFCEHIASAFVVLMRALDIPARVVTGYQGGDRNPVDGLWTVRQSDAHAWAEVWLSGRGWVRVDPTGAVSPGRTGAFQRLRAPQGAFATAMGTVISPGLAQNLRAVWEAVNNSWNQWVLNYTQSRQLDLLKSLGFESPSWQDLTMVLGILIIVAALGGMGWSLWERSQHDPWLRLLARARQRLARAGMALPDTLPPRAMAERVQAQFGAPAAAVADWLLRLERVRYAPHPEAALGDLRREFRSIAWPKQ; from the coding sequence ATGAGCCTGCGCCAAACGCTCCACGCACTGCCGCGCGACGCGCGCGACACGCTGTTCTTGCTCGTCGTGATTGCGTGGGTCATCGCCCCGCAGGTCAACGTGTTGCCCGCATGGGCAAGCCTGCTGGCGGCCGGGCTGATGCTGTGGCGCGGCTGGCTGGCCTTCAAGGGTCGCCCACTGCCAACGCGCTGGGTGCTGGCCGTTCCGCTGGTGATCGCGGTGGCGGGCACCCTGTACACCCACCGCACCATCCTGGGCCGTGATGCCGGGGTGACGCTGATCGTGATGCTGCTGGCGCTCAAGATGCTGGAGTTGCGCGCACGGCGCGATGCGCTGGTGGTGTTCTTCCTGGGCTTCTTCACGATGCTCAGCAACTTCTTCTTCTCGCAGTCGCTGTTCACGGCCGCTGCCATGCTGGTGGCGCTGCTGGGGCTGCTCACGGCGCTGGTCAACGCCCATATGCCCGTGGGGCGCCCTCCGCTGTCGCAGGCACTGCGCACCGCAGGCACCATGGCACTGCTGGGCGCGCCCATCATGGCGGCGCTGTTCATGCTGTTCCCGCGCATGGCGCCCCTGTGGGGCATGCCCAGCGACACCATGAGCGGGCGCAGCGGCCTGTCGGGCGTGATGAAGGTCGGCAACATTGCCGAGCTGGCGCTGGACGACACGGTGGCCATGCGCGTGCGGTTTGACACCCCAGACGGCGCCGCGCCACCCCAGAGCGACCTGTACTTCCGTGGCCCGGTGTTCGGCACCTTCGACGGTGTCGAATGGCACCCGGTGTCGCCCCGCCCGGGCGATTATTCGCAGGCACGCGCCAACACTGTCGCCAATCTGCGCGTGCAAGGCCAGCCCGTGCGCTACGAGGTCACGCTGGAGCCTCACCAGCGCCCCTGGCTGCTGATGCTGGATGCTGCGGTGGACAAACCCGCCGTCGCAGGCATAGACACCTTCATGACGCAGGACCTGCAGTGGCTGACCACCCGTGCCGTGACGGATGTGGTGCGCTACAAGGCCGAAAGCTACACGCAGTTTGCCCATGGCCCCAGCACCCCCAACGCCGCCCTGCGTACCTACACCGAGCTGCCCACCGGCTTCAACCCCCGCACGCTGGCGCTGGCCCAGCAAATGCGCAACGACCCCGCACTCAACCCCAACCCGGCGCAGGACAACACCGAGGCGCTGGTCAATGCCGCCCTGACCCGCCTGCGCACGGGCGGATATGTCTACACGCTGGAGCCCGGCGTGTACGGCCAGCACACGGCCGACGAGTTCTGGTTTGACCGCAAGAGAGGTTTTTGCGAGCACATCGCATCGGCCTTTGTGGTGCTGATGCGTGCGCTCGACATCCCGGCCCGCGTCGTCACCGGCTACCAGGGCGGCGACCGCAACCCCGTGGACGGTCTATGGACCGTGCGCCAGAGCGACGCCCATGCCTGGGCCGAAGTCTGGCTATCCGGCCGGGGCTGGGTGCGAGTGGACCCCACCGGCGCCGTGTCGCCAGGCCGCACCGGGGCCTTCCAGCGGCTGCGCGCCCCCCAGGGGGCCTTTGCCACCGCCATGGGCACGGTCATCAGCCCGGGCCTGGCGCAGAACCTGCGCGCCGTGTGGGAGGCCGTCAACAACAGCTGGAACCAGTGGGTGCTCAACTACACCCAGAGCCGCCAGCTGGACCTGCTCAAGTCGCTGGGCTTTGAGTCGCCCAGCTGGCAGGACCTGACCATGGTGCTGGGCATCCTGATCATCGTGGCGGCCCTTGGGGGCATGGGATGGAGCCTGTGGGAGCGCAGCCAGCACGACCCGTGGCTGCGTCTGCTGGCACGCGCGCGCCAGCGTCTGGCCCGCGCAGGCATGGCATTGCCCGACACCTTGCCGCCCCGGGCCATGGCCGAGCGGGTGCAGGCACAATTCGGCGCACCCGCTGCGGCGGTGGCCGACTGGCTGCTGCGGCTGGAGCGCGTGCGCTACGCCCCCCATCCGGAGGCCGCGCTGGGCGACTTGCGTCGGGAGTTCCGCAGCATCGCCTGGCCGAAGCAGTGA
- a CDS encoding Hsp20/alpha crystallin family protein, giving the protein MIFAPVIRRAAYAQAPRSADLALQRFLMGALAQPASAAAAPAAGCTVTQDEKATTLQLDVPGLAREQLSISIEGQVVQVQSVEGAPRKVQRAWELPTEIDASASTAKLENGVLTLTLVRLEPVSKATTLTIH; this is encoded by the coding sequence ATGATCTTCGCCCCCGTGATCCGCCGCGCCGCTTATGCCCAAGCCCCCCGTTCCGCCGACCTGGCGCTGCAACGTTTTCTGATGGGAGCGCTGGCACAGCCTGCATCCGCAGCGGCAGCACCCGCCGCCGGCTGCACCGTGACGCAGGACGAAAAAGCCACCACCCTGCAGCTGGACGTGCCCGGCCTGGCGCGCGAACAGCTCTCGATCAGCATTGAAGGCCAGGTGGTGCAGGTGCAAAGCGTGGAAGGCGCACCGCGCAAGGTGCAGCGTGCTTGGGAGCTGCCCACCGAGATCGATGCCAGCGCCAGCACCGCCAAGCTGGAAAACGGCGTGCTGACCCTGACGCTGGTCCGTCTGGAGCCCGTGAGCAAGGCCACCACGCTGACCATTCACTGA
- a CDS encoding ABC transporter ATP-binding protein, with the protein MSVAGDTPLIRLRSVTKVYGEGALAFQALKGVDLDIAQGDFVAIMGPSGSGKSTAMNTLGCLDRPTTGEYLFKGVHVESLSRDERARLRRRYFGFVFQGFNLLARTSAQENVELPLLYRGESAAARHAAAARALDAVGLKGWEHHTPAELSGGQQQRVAIARAIVTEPDVLLADEPTGNLDTQRSIEIMELLWRLNADHGITVLMVTHEPDMAQYARRIVRFVDGVVDSDAANPHPKGLDADAVSNLVTADSGGH; encoded by the coding sequence ATGAGCGTGGCGGGCGACACTCCCCTCATCCGCCTGCGTAGCGTGACCAAGGTCTATGGCGAAGGGGCGCTGGCTTTTCAGGCGCTCAAGGGCGTGGACCTCGACATTGCACAGGGCGACTTTGTGGCCATCATGGGCCCCAGTGGCTCGGGAAAGTCCACCGCCATGAACACGCTGGGCTGCCTGGACCGGCCCACCACGGGCGAATACCTGTTCAAGGGCGTGCATGTGGAGTCGCTCTCGCGCGACGAGCGGGCTCGACTGCGGCGGCGCTACTTTGGCTTTGTGTTCCAGGGCTTCAACCTGCTGGCGCGCACCTCGGCGCAAGAGAACGTGGAGCTGCCCCTGCTGTACCGAGGCGAATCCGCCGCGGCGCGCCATGCGGCCGCGGCCCGGGCACTGGATGCGGTCGGCCTCAAGGGCTGGGAGCACCACACGCCTGCCGAGCTGTCGGGCGGGCAGCAGCAGCGCGTGGCGATTGCGCGCGCCATCGTCACCGAGCCCGATGTGCTGCTGGCCGATGAGCCCACCGGCAACCTCGATACGCAACGCAGCATCGAGATCATGGAACTGCTGTGGCGCCTGAATGCCGACCACGGCATCACTGTGCTCATGGTCACGCACGAGCCCGACATGGCCCAGTACGCGCGGCGCATCGTGCGGTTTGTGGATGGTGTGGTGGACAGCGATGCCGCCAACCCGCACCCCAAGGGGCTGGATGCGGATGCGGTATCGAACTTGGTCACGGCGGATTCAGGAGGCCACTGA
- a CDS encoding branched-chain amino acid ABC transporter substrate-binding protein yields the protein MNKLQSVGLKSGAAALRHTVWAAAVALAGAVALAPAAQAQAPAPAAVAQSKPVKLALIESLSGPFANTGEAVYRNIYWAMERVNARGGVQLPASSGGPRPLVLERYDSKGQNEEALSALRAAIDDGAQVILQGNSSSTAAVLIEAINKHNEREPNKRVLFLNYSAVDPILTNEKCSFWHFRFDAHADMRMAALMEVMREDKALKSVYLIGQDYSFGQAVLREAKKQLAAQRPDVAVVGEELHPIGRVKDFAPYAVKIKSSGAQAVVTGNWGNDLTLLVKAARDVGYEGSFYTFYGNALGAPAAIGDAGIGKVVAVADWLPNVPGAQSEAFYQSFRTRFPKPQDDYVHMRMQLMIEALAQSIERAGSTDVVAVARQMESANVQLAGQGGTMRAADHQFQQALAVGVMDKKGAPGVKFDVEGSGYGFRVVRQIAAAKAQQPHSCQMQRY from the coding sequence ATGAATAAATTGCAATCCGTGGGCTTGAAATCAGGCGCTGCGGCATTACGTCACACCGTTTGGGCAGCCGCAGTGGCCCTCGCAGGTGCCGTGGCGTTGGCGCCTGCCGCGCAGGCGCAGGCACCGGCGCCCGCCGCCGTGGCCCAGTCCAAGCCGGTCAAGCTGGCACTCATCGAAAGCCTCTCGGGCCCGTTCGCCAACACCGGCGAGGCCGTGTACCGCAACATCTACTGGGCCATGGAGCGTGTGAACGCGCGCGGCGGCGTGCAGCTGCCAGCCAGCAGCGGCGGCCCCCGCCCTCTGGTGCTGGAGCGCTACGACAGCAAGGGCCAGAACGAAGAGGCCCTGTCTGCCCTGCGCGCCGCGATTGACGATGGCGCGCAGGTCATCCTGCAGGGCAATTCGTCGTCCACGGCCGCCGTGCTGATCGAGGCCATCAACAAGCACAACGAGCGCGAGCCGAACAAGCGCGTGCTGTTCCTCAACTACTCGGCGGTGGACCCCATCCTTACCAACGAAAAGTGTAGCTTCTGGCACTTCCGCTTTGATGCCCATGCCGACATGCGCATGGCCGCGCTGATGGAGGTGATGCGCGAGGACAAGGCCTTGAAGAGCGTGTACCTCATCGGCCAGGACTACAGCTTTGGCCAGGCCGTGCTGCGCGAGGCGAAGAAGCAGCTGGCCGCCCAGCGCCCCGATGTGGCGGTGGTGGGCGAAGAGCTGCACCCCATCGGCCGCGTGAAGGACTTTGCACCCTACGCCGTCAAGATCAAGAGCAGCGGCGCACAGGCCGTGGTCACCGGCAACTGGGGCAACGACTTGACGCTGCTGGTCAAGGCCGCGCGGGATGTGGGCTACGAGGGCAGCTTCTACACCTTCTACGGCAACGCGCTGGGTGCGCCCGCCGCCATTGGCGATGCCGGCATCGGCAAGGTGGTGGCCGTGGCCGACTGGCTGCCCAACGTGCCGGGCGCGCAGAGCGAGGCGTTCTACCAGTCCTTCCGCACACGCTTTCCCAAGCCGCAGGACGACTATGTGCACATGCGCATGCAGCTGATGATTGAGGCACTCGCGCAGTCCATCGAGCGTGCGGGCAGCACCGATGTGGTGGCCGTTGCGCGCCAGATGGAGTCGGCCAACGTGCAGCTGGCCGGCCAGGGCGGCACCATGCGCGCGGCCGACCACCAGTTCCAGCAGGCGCTGGCGGTGGGCGTGATGGACAAGAAAGGCGCGCCCGGCGTGAAGTTCGACGTGGAAGGCTCGGGCTACGGCTTCCGCGTGGTGCGGCAGATTGCAGCGGCGAAGGCGCAGCAGCCGCACAGCTGCCAAATGCAGCGTTATTGA
- a CDS encoding ABC transporter ATP-binding protein produces MPASPSPAPDTDAIVRVRGLSKTYAGGFQALKNIDLDIRRGEIFALLGPNGAGKTTLISVICGMSNATAGTVTADGHDTVRDYRAARAAIGLVPQELHTDSFETVWATVNFSRGLFGKAPNPAYIEKILKDLSLWDKKDNKILALSGGMKRRVLIAKALSHEPKILFLDEPSAGVDVELRHDMWRLVRALRDAGTTIILTTHYLEEAEDMADRIGVIRKGELIVVEDKAVLMRKLGKKELAITLQQPMEQVPATLARWPLALSQGGTVLTYTFDTQREDTGIAALLRALAEHGIDFKDLHSSESSLEDIFVSLVHQDQAPTPSAQKAIPA; encoded by the coding sequence ATGCCTGCATCACCTTCTCCAGCACCCGACACGGACGCCATCGTCCGCGTACGCGGCCTGAGCAAAACCTACGCCGGCGGCTTTCAGGCACTCAAGAACATCGACCTGGACATCCGGCGCGGCGAGATCTTTGCCCTGCTGGGGCCCAACGGGGCGGGCAAGACCACGCTGATCAGTGTGATTTGCGGCATGAGCAATGCCACGGCGGGCACCGTTACGGCAGATGGGCACGACACGGTGCGCGACTACCGCGCAGCCCGTGCGGCGATTGGCCTAGTGCCCCAGGAGCTGCACACCGACTCATTCGAGACCGTATGGGCCACGGTGAACTTCAGCCGGGGCCTGTTTGGCAAGGCTCCCAATCCCGCTTACATCGAGAAGATCCTCAAGGACCTGTCGCTGTGGGACAAGAAGGATAACAAGATCCTCGCGCTGTCGGGCGGCATGAAACGCCGCGTACTGATCGCCAAGGCGCTGTCGCACGAACCCAAGATTCTGTTCCTCGACGAGCCCAGCGCGGGCGTGGATGTGGAGCTTCGCCACGACATGTGGCGCCTGGTGCGGGCGCTGCGCGACGCGGGCACCACCATCATCCTGACCACCCACTACCTGGAAGAAGCCGAGGACATGGCCGACCGCATCGGTGTGATCCGCAAGGGCGAGTTGATCGTGGTGGAAGACAAGGCCGTGCTGATGCGCAAGCTGGGCAAGAAGGAACTTGCCATCACCCTGCAGCAGCCCATGGAGCAGGTGCCCGCAACGCTCGCCCGCTGGCCGCTGGCGCTGAGCCAGGGCGGCACCGTGCTGACCTACACCTTCGACACGCAGCGCGAGGACACCGGCATCGCCGCCCTGTTGCGCGCCCTGGCCGAGCACGGCATCGACTTCAAGGACCTGCATTCCAGTGAAAGCTCGCTCGAAGACATCTTCGTGAGCCTGGTGCACCAGGACCAGGCCCCCACCCCCTCGGCCCAGAAAGCGATCCCAGCATGA
- a CDS encoding DUF58 domain-containing protein — protein sequence MESAAHPSLTTPTGWRGLAARLSPVARLRRRFQRWWQARLPLSDTLQLTQRNVYILPTSSGWMLALTLVVLLVASINYQLNLGYLLTFLLAGSAVVGMHICHANLRGLTLHLKAPEPHFLGTSTAFEIQLSSDRKSPRYGIALAVHGTGKAEHHWAWTDVPAQGQASVQVAFQPGRRGLHRVPTLTAETRFPLGTFRVWTYWRPAAEVLVYPAPEVPPQPLPPGEPRAGGTGNAPSQGIGEFDGVRAYRRGDPLKLVVWKKAAKSLATGTDDLVSRDAQQAQRHELWLDLAHAALPNHEARVSRLTAWVLQADRLGLDYGLRLPGTEIAPDTGAAHCRRCLEALALC from the coding sequence ATGGAATCCGCCGCCCACCCTTCCCTCACCACGCCTACGGGCTGGCGCGGCCTGGCCGCGCGGCTCAGCCCCGTGGCACGCCTTCGCAGGCGCTTTCAGCGCTGGTGGCAGGCACGCCTGCCGCTGTCCGACACGCTGCAGCTCACCCAGCGCAATGTCTATATCCTGCCCACCAGCTCGGGCTGGATGCTGGCGCTCACGCTCGTGGTGCTGCTGGTGGCCTCCATCAACTACCAGCTCAATCTGGGCTACCTGCTGACCTTTTTGCTGGCAGGCAGCGCGGTGGTGGGCATGCACATCTGCCACGCCAACCTGCGCGGGCTGACGCTGCACCTGAAGGCGCCCGAGCCGCATTTTCTGGGCACCAGCACGGCGTTCGAGATCCAGCTGTCCAGTGATCGCAAGTCGCCGCGCTATGGCATTGCCCTGGCGGTGCACGGCACCGGCAAGGCCGAACACCACTGGGCTTGGACCGACGTGCCTGCCCAGGGCCAGGCCAGCGTGCAGGTCGCCTTCCAGCCGGGTCGCCGGGGGCTGCACCGCGTGCCCACGCTGACGGCCGAGACGCGGTTTCCGCTGGGCACCTTCCGCGTGTGGACCTACTGGCGCCCCGCTGCCGAGGTGCTGGTGTACCCCGCGCCCGAGGTGCCGCCACAGCCCTTGCCGCCGGGCGAGCCCCGCGCCGGGGGCACGGGCAATGCACCGTCGCAGGGCATTGGCGAATTCGACGGGGTGCGGGCCTACCGGCGGGGCGACCCGCTCAAACTGGTGGTCTGGAAGAAGGCCGCCAAGTCGCTGGCCACCGGCACCGACGACCTGGTGAGCCGCGATGCGCAGCAGGCGCAGCGGCATGAGCTGTGGCTGGATCTGGCCCACGCCGCGCTGCCCAACCACGAGGCGCGCGTGTCACGCCTGACGGCCTGGGTGCTGCAGGCCGACCGCCTGGGCCTGGACTATGGCCTGCGCCTGCCCGGCACCGAGATCGCGCCCGACACCGGGGCAGCCCACTGTAGGCGCTGCCTGGAGGCCTTGGCCCTGTGCTGA
- a CDS encoding ABC transporter permease — protein sequence MNLHGVRAIYRFEMNRAFRTWMQSLIAPVLTTALYFIVFGSAIGSRMGDIGGVSYGAYIIPGLLMLSLLSESISNSAFGIYMPKWSGTIYELLSAPVNWVEVLLGYVGAAASKSLLVSVLILSTARVFVPYEVAHPVWMVGFLVLTAVTFCLFGFLIGLWADSFQKLQVIPLLVITPLTFLGGAFYSISMLPPFWQNVSLFNPVVYLISGLRWAFYGHADVHIAVSTSMTLVFMALCLTVVWWVFKTGHRIRR from the coding sequence GTGAACCTGCATGGCGTGCGCGCCATCTACCGCTTTGAAATGAACCGTGCCTTCCGCACCTGGATGCAGAGCCTCATTGCACCCGTGCTGACTACCGCGCTGTACTTCATCGTCTTCGGCTCCGCCATCGGCTCGCGCATGGGTGACATCGGCGGGGTGAGCTATGGCGCCTACATCATCCCCGGCCTGCTCATGCTGTCACTGCTCTCCGAGAGCATTTCCAACTCGGCCTTCGGCATCTACATGCCCAAGTGGTCGGGCACCATCTACGAGCTGCTGAGCGCACCCGTCAACTGGGTGGAGGTGCTGCTGGGCTACGTGGGCGCGGCGGCCAGCAAGTCGCTGCTGGTGTCGGTGCTCATCCTGTCCACCGCCCGGGTGTTCGTTCCGTACGAGGTGGCGCACCCGGTGTGGATGGTGGGCTTTCTGGTGCTCACGGCCGTCACGTTCTGCCTGTTCGGCTTCCTGATCGGCCTGTGGGCCGACAGCTTTCAGAAGCTGCAGGTGATCCCGCTGCTGGTGATCACGCCGCTCACCTTTCTGGGCGGGGCGTTTTACAGCATCAGCATGCTGCCACCGTTCTGGCAGAACGTCTCGTTGTTCAACCCGGTGGTCTATCTCATCAGCGGGCTGCGGTGGGCGTTCTACGGCCACGCCGACGTGCACATTGCGGTAAGCACCAGCATGACGCTGGTGTTCATGGCCCTGTGTCTCACCGTGGTGTGGTGGGTGTTCAAGACCGGCCACCGCATTCGGCGCTGA
- a CDS encoding MoxR family ATPase encodes MNAQHKIKSLLDQLNTVIVGKKAQVQDCVACLLAGGHLLIEDVPGVGKTTLAHALSHTFGLQFSRVQFTADLMPSDLTGVSVYERGKEAFVFHPGPVFAQVLLADEINRASPKTQSALLEAMEEKQVSVEGETRALPHPFFVIATQNPHDQLGTFALPESQLDRFLMRISIGYPDRAAERLLLSGDDRRDMVSSLLPLLSAEELTELQRQVQAVHTADPLLNYVQDLIAATRSGRWFLQGLSPRAGIALLRAAKAQALISGRDYVAPDDVQAVLPQTIAHRLVPVGDAGRGAVEQVRAMVDAVPLP; translated from the coding sequence ATGAATGCACAGCACAAGATCAAATCGCTCCTGGATCAGCTTAACACGGTGATCGTGGGCAAAAAGGCCCAGGTTCAGGACTGCGTGGCCTGCCTGCTGGCGGGGGGGCACCTGCTCATCGAAGACGTGCCTGGCGTGGGCAAGACCACACTGGCGCACGCGCTGTCCCACACCTTCGGGCTGCAGTTCTCGCGCGTCCAGTTCACTGCCGACCTGATGCCCAGCGACCTGACCGGCGTGTCGGTGTACGAACGGGGCAAAGAAGCCTTTGTGTTCCACCCCGGCCCGGTGTTTGCCCAGGTGCTGCTGGCCGACGAGATCAACCGCGCCAGCCCCAAAACGCAGAGCGCCCTGCTCGAAGCCATGGAAGAAAAGCAGGTCTCGGTCGAGGGCGAAACCCGCGCCCTGCCCCACCCGTTCTTCGTGATCGCCACCCAGAACCCGCACGACCAATTGGGCACCTTTGCACTGCCCGAGTCGCAACTTGACCGCTTCTTGATGCGCATCTCCATCGGCTACCCCGACCGCGCCGCCGAGCGCCTGCTGCTGTCGGGCGACGACCGCCGCGACATGGTGAGCAGCCTGCTGCCTTTGCTGTCGGCCGAGGAGCTGACCGAGCTGCAGCGCCAGGTGCAGGCCGTGCACACCGCCGATCCGCTGCTCAACTATGTGCAGGACCTGATCGCCGCCACCCGCTCGGGCCGCTGGTTCTTGCAGGGCCTGTCGCCCCGCGCGGGCATTGCCCTGCTGCGTGCCGCCAAGGCCCAGGCGCTCATCAGCGGGCGCGACTATGTGGCGCCGGACGACGTGCAGGCCGTGCTGCCTCAGACCATTGCCCACCGCCTGGTGCCTGTGGGCGACGCCGGGCGCGGCGCGGTCGAGCAGGTGCGCGCCATGGTCGATGCCGTGCCGCTGCCCTGA